The proteins below come from a single Macaca fascicularis isolate 582-1 chromosome 9, T2T-MFA8v1.1 genomic window:
- the LOC135965124 gene encoding interferon alpha-inducible protein 27, mitochondrial-like, protein MVASAFTSSAVTGVAKVARVASSRAVVLPLARIATVVIGGVVAVEAVPMVLSAMGFTATGITSSSIAAKMMSTVAIANGGGVAPGSLVATLQSLGATGLSGLTKFILGSTGSAIVAGIARFY, encoded by the coding sequence ATGGTGGCCTCAGCTTTCACCTCATCAGCAGTGACCGGTGTGGCCAAAGTGGCCAGGGTGGCCTCTAGCCGTGCCGTAGTCTTACCCCTGGCGAGGATTGCTACAGTCGTGATTGGAGGAGTTGTGGCCGTGGAGGCTGTGCCCATGGTGCTCAGCGCCATGGGCTTCACTGCGACGGGAATCACCTCGTCCTCCATAGCAGCCAAGATGATGTCCACAGTGGCCATTGCCAATGGGGGTGGAGTTGCCCCGGGCAGCCTTGTGGCTACTCTGCAGTCACTGGGAGCAACTGGACTCTCCGGGTTGACCAAATTCATCCTGGGCTCCACTGGGTCTGCCATTGTGGCTGGCATTGCGAGGTTCTACTAG
- the PPA1 gene encoding inorganic pyrophosphatase isoform X1: MSGFSTEERAAPFSLEYRVFLKNEKGQYISPFHDIPIYADKDVFHMVVEVPRWSNAKMEIATKDPLNPIKQDVKKGKLRYVANLFPYKGYIWNYGAIPQTWEDPGHNDKHTGCCGDNDPIDVCEIGSKVCARGEIIGVKVLGILAMIDEGETDWKVIAINVDDPDAANYNDINDVKRLKPGYLEATVDWFRRYKVPDGKPENEFAFNAEFKDKDFAIDIIKSTHDHWKALVTKKTNGKGISCMNTTVSESPFKCDPDAARAIVDAWISGTITRKTNEISPEYKLILLHRIHLDVLDVKVVAFQSFKFVELI, encoded by the exons aaaatgagaaaggacaATATATATCTCCATTTCATGATATTCCAATTTATGCAGATAAG GATGTGTTCCACATGGTAGTTGAAGTGCCACGCTGGTCTAATGCAAAAATGGAG attgcTACAAAGGACCCTTTAAACCCCATTAAACAAGatgtgaaaaaaggaaaacttcgCTATGTTGCGAATTTGTTCCCGTACAAAGGATATATCTGGAACTATGGTGCCAtccctcag acttgGGAAGACCCAGGGCACAATGATAAACATACTGGCTGTTGTGGTGACAATGACCCAATTGATGTGTGTGAAATTGGAAGCAAG GTATGTGCAAGAGGTGAAATAATTGGCGTGAAAGTTCTAGGCATATTGGCTATGATTGATGAAGGGGAAACCGACTGGAAAGTCATTGCCATTAATGTGGATGATCCTGATGCAGCCAACTATAATG ATATCAATGATGTCAAACGGCTGAAACCTGGCTACTTGGAAGCTACTGTGGACTGGTTTAGAAGGTATAAGGTTCCTGATGGAAAACCAGAAAACGAGTTTGCTTTTAATGCAGAATTTAAAGATAAG GACTTTGCAATTGATATTATTAAAAGCACTCATGACCATTGGAAAGCATTAGTGACTAAGAAAACGAATGGAAAAGGAATCAGTTG caTGAATACAACTGTGTCTGAGAGCCCCTTCAAGTGTGATCCTGATGCTGCCAGAGCCATTGTGGATGCT TGGATAAGTGGTACCATCACCAGAAAAACTAATGAGATTTCTCCGGAATACAAGCTGATATTGCTGCATCGTATTCATCTGGATGTATTAGATGTAAAAGTAGTAGCTTTTCAAAGCTTTAAATTTGTAGAACTCATCTAA
- the PPA1 gene encoding inorganic pyrophosphatase isoform X3: MSGFSTEERAAPFSLEYRVFLKNEKGQYISPFHDIPIYADKDVFHMVVEVPRWSNAKMEIATKDPLNPIKQDVKKGKLRYVANLFPYKGYIWNYGAIPQTWEDPGHNDKHTGCCGDNDPIDVCEIGSKVCARGEIIGVKVLGILAMIDEGETDWKVIAINVDDPDAANYNDINDVKRLKPGYLEATVDWFRRYKVPDGKPENEFAFNAEFKDKDFAIDIIKSTHDHWKALVTKKTNGKGISCMNTTVSESPFKCDPDAARAIVDALPPPCESACTVPTDVDKWYHHQKN, encoded by the exons aaaatgagaaaggacaATATATATCTCCATTTCATGATATTCCAATTTATGCAGATAAG GATGTGTTCCACATGGTAGTTGAAGTGCCACGCTGGTCTAATGCAAAAATGGAG attgcTACAAAGGACCCTTTAAACCCCATTAAACAAGatgtgaaaaaaggaaaacttcgCTATGTTGCGAATTTGTTCCCGTACAAAGGATATATCTGGAACTATGGTGCCAtccctcag acttgGGAAGACCCAGGGCACAATGATAAACATACTGGCTGTTGTGGTGACAATGACCCAATTGATGTGTGTGAAATTGGAAGCAAG GTATGTGCAAGAGGTGAAATAATTGGCGTGAAAGTTCTAGGCATATTGGCTATGATTGATGAAGGGGAAACCGACTGGAAAGTCATTGCCATTAATGTGGATGATCCTGATGCAGCCAACTATAATG ATATCAATGATGTCAAACGGCTGAAACCTGGCTACTTGGAAGCTACTGTGGACTGGTTTAGAAGGTATAAGGTTCCTGATGGAAAACCAGAAAACGAGTTTGCTTTTAATGCAGAATTTAAAGATAAG GACTTTGCAATTGATATTATTAAAAGCACTCATGACCATTGGAAAGCATTAGTGACTAAGAAAACGAATGGAAAAGGAATCAGTTG caTGAATACAACTGTGTCTGAGAGCCCCTTCAAGTGTGATCCTGATGCTGCCAGAGCCATTGTGGATGCT ttaccACCACCCTGTGAATCTGCTTGCACAGTACCAACAGATG TGGATAAGTGGTACCATCACCAGAAAAACTAA
- the PPA1 gene encoding inorganic pyrophosphatase isoform X2: protein MNSLTLEEIVHAPLKNKLAPVTISLSLFFQDVFHMVVEVPRWSNAKMEIATKDPLNPIKQDVKKGKLRYVANLFPYKGYIWNYGAIPQTWEDPGHNDKHTGCCGDNDPIDVCEIGSKVCARGEIIGVKVLGILAMIDEGETDWKVIAINVDDPDAANYNDINDVKRLKPGYLEATVDWFRRYKVPDGKPENEFAFNAEFKDKDFAIDIIKSTHDHWKALVTKKTNGKGISCMNTTVSESPFKCDPDAARAIVDAWISGTITRKTNEISPEYKLILLHRIHLDVLDVKVVAFQSFKFVELI, encoded by the exons ATGAACAGTTTGACTTTGGAAGAAATAGTGCATGCTCCCTTAAAGAACAAATTGGCTCCTGTGACCATCTCACTTTCTCTGTTTTTTCAGGATGTGTTCCACATGGTAGTTGAAGTGCCACGCTGGTCTAATGCAAAAATGGAG attgcTACAAAGGACCCTTTAAACCCCATTAAACAAGatgtgaaaaaaggaaaacttcgCTATGTTGCGAATTTGTTCCCGTACAAAGGATATATCTGGAACTATGGTGCCAtccctcag acttgGGAAGACCCAGGGCACAATGATAAACATACTGGCTGTTGTGGTGACAATGACCCAATTGATGTGTGTGAAATTGGAAGCAAG GTATGTGCAAGAGGTGAAATAATTGGCGTGAAAGTTCTAGGCATATTGGCTATGATTGATGAAGGGGAAACCGACTGGAAAGTCATTGCCATTAATGTGGATGATCCTGATGCAGCCAACTATAATG ATATCAATGATGTCAAACGGCTGAAACCTGGCTACTTGGAAGCTACTGTGGACTGGTTTAGAAGGTATAAGGTTCCTGATGGAAAACCAGAAAACGAGTTTGCTTTTAATGCAGAATTTAAAGATAAG GACTTTGCAATTGATATTATTAAAAGCACTCATGACCATTGGAAAGCATTAGTGACTAAGAAAACGAATGGAAAAGGAATCAGTTG caTGAATACAACTGTGTCTGAGAGCCCCTTCAAGTGTGATCCTGATGCTGCCAGAGCCATTGTGGATGCT TGGATAAGTGGTACCATCACCAGAAAAACTAATGAGATTTCTCCGGAATACAAGCTGATATTGCTGCATCGTATTCATCTGGATGTATTAGATGTAAAAGTAGTAGCTTTTCAAAGCTTTAAATTTGTAGAACTCATCTAA